Genomic window (Rosa chinensis cultivar Old Blush chromosome 6, RchiOBHm-V2, whole genome shotgun sequence):
CTTCCATCCAAAAACCTGtagtaaagaaaaaaacaaaactaatcaTCAAAATGAAAAACTCTTACATCAAACAATCACtccaaatgaaaaaaagaagatgcTACTAAGTTGAGTGTTTCTTCTTAAATCCGCCAGGCCAcaaaggaagaacaagaagaaattacagtaaaaaaaaaactaaaaccaaaCAACAATATATCCTCCAGGCCCTAAACCCTTCGTGGCTTTTGCCTTTCTTTAATGAATTTCCAAATcagagaaaaaatatatatatatcccccaGGCCACAATGTTCATCAATATATGATACTCTCAATGCATTGCATGAGTGCATTAGCGTCTGAAAAGGGAGAAAAAAGACTTGAGTACACTAGAAGGTCTTGCTCATCATTGTACCATCCAAAATATGTTTATATGAAGAACCAGCTAGCTTCCCCCTTTTTGTAGGGGAAGATTAATGAGCTGTTGTGCTAAGGTCTGTACTAGCAAAAAATTTACATATAATTGTAGAACATGCTGATGCTAATACCTGTTATATGATCTCAAAGGGTTTGATTATGTACTGAGCAAGAAATCCCACTAAATATATTAACGGCAAACTACACTTTTCCTGTTTATTTCGCAAGCGACAAAATGAATGAATAGTCCTGGACCTTTTTGCCCTTCACTCTGTTTGCGCGTCTGCCATTTGCCTGTAGCCTAAACCGGTGCTTCGCCGTTCTATTGCGTCAGACTTCTCCAGCATCATCATCAGACTCCTGTTCAATCTTCAGCATCAGAGATCTTTCCAATCATCTTCTGCTCTTTGCATCGGACTTCTATTCGAACTTTAGCAtctgttcttttcttttaatcttgGTGACTGGATTGGTTTTGGGTAGACGGAGAAGTTGGGGCCAGCAACAGTAAGTCGCTTTTCGTCCTTGCTTTTCTCAGTGTTGGATAGGCATAACGATCGGGTCTTGCTTTTGTCAGATTGTCGTCTGTAGCTTCTGATTCTAATCACTGTTGAGGTACTTCAGCCTTTTCTGTTTCTGGGTTCCTTTGATTGCTTTGAATTGTGCCTCAAGTTCATTTCTTTATGCGAGTTGTATCGGATTCTGTGACTGTTTTTGGTATTCAATTGATCTGTATTGCTACAGTATCAGTTGATTTGACTGCATCATCAATTTGTGCTTTCAGTCTCTTAAGCAACGATGAAGATTCAAGATTTAAACTTTTTCTCTTCTATAGTTTTTCTTACTTTTTATCTGCTGCGGTTTTTTTATTGGGCTTTTTGTTATTGTTGATTTTGAATTCACATGAGTATTTATTTTTTACAAGCTTTGTTTCTTTACCACTTTCAAATCTGGACGATTAATTGGATTATGAAGCTCAGCCTGCTTCATTAGACTGAATTTTACTGATTGAAATTGTTTCTCAGTTTAGCTCTTTTCGATATGACTTAGTGAAAGCCTATCTCAAACCAAGGGGCAGAAAAAAGAGCTGCATTTTTACCATTTCAATATTATTTTCTTTGCCTTTTTCGATCGCTGCTGACCTTCAATTAGGTAGTTTAAAGGTGGGATTTTGCGCTGTTTTTTTAGTTGGATCTTTTCTTCATTGTTGGCAGAGGTTCTGCAAGGTTTGATATGAGATGATCTACTGTTATTGTTAATGTTAATTGAGTTTCTAAATTTATTGTTAATGAGATGAGATAGTGTGTTATTGTTAATTGTTGAAATGAGATGAGATGATCTACTGTTCTACTTCAAAGTGGTCTCTTATTATCTACTGTTCTGCTTGAattatgtgtttttcctttttcttttttttcctctccCATCTTTACTTGAAACTTGGAAGTAGAAGATCAAGGTTTTTATGACTTAAGAATTCCTTGCACTTTGCATCGGCATAGGGTTGCAGGAAAGGGTGCAACTTTTACTAGCTTGGCTCTTTTTGTGTGTTAAGGCTGAAATTGATACAACTTTTGGCCTAGATAAGATTAATGTCCTTTGCTTTGATAACCATATTTATCCAGAGTGCATCTGATGCCTTTGTCCTGAGTTATGGAATGTAGATTTCTTTGACACAATTATGATACTAGGCAAATAGTTTCACAAATTATTTACTCAAGTTTCCTTTTGCCCAATCATGCTTTTCCATACCCATTGCATCTTATTGAGTTTACTATAAATGTGGTTGTACGACTTCTTCAAAGGTGGTTGATTATATTTTTGAATCTGTATTCTTTTTCTGTGCATGGTGATTACTTACTTCAGAGAACCTATTGGATTTGATTATGTTGGTTTTTGGATTAAATGGCTTTTGTATGATCATCCAGCCCTTTCAGTCTCTCTTGCTTTAGCCATCCCTAAATACAATGCCTCCTGATTATATTTTTAAAGCATACTCATTCCACTTATGCATTAGTATATGCAGACTGGATATGGTCAATTACAAAAGAATATATGCATTAGTATTCTTGCAGCTTATGCATTAGTATATACAAAAGGTACCACTATTTTCTGCGTATGATTagctaccttttttttttttttttttttttttcaattgttgtTTTTGCAAGTAGCTAAAGTTCTAATTTAACAAAAACTTATCAAGGggttattgggttttgatttgggGAGGAAGCTCTCAGATGTTTGTATTCTttgtgtgaatatttgtttgtttttcttttctatcaCACATGTTTGAAAAAAACGGTTGCATGATGTTTTTGAATAGATGGGTTCTTGGGTTTAGTTTGATCAAGTGTGCCTTCTTTAAAAACAACAGAAGAACGTGTCAAGAGTAAAGTGGTTCTGAGTTCTCTAtatttggtttgttttgttcacaattgctgtttcttttttctttatttgtctttagctattgaaaatttgaattgTTGTTCTTTGTGTAGTTGGAGCTCAAAAGTTGCATATATTCAAGTCGTGAAGACCAAGTTTTGTAAACTCCTAGAGACAGAGGTATGGGAGTTTAGGGATTGTATTCCAAGGTTGGTATTCTCGGTTTCTATATGTTCTCTGTCAAAAAAGAAGTTCAAATATATTTTCTGCTCAAGAGTTTCAAACTTGGTGTTgcttaattaatttgtttttcggGTATCGTTGGTAGATCTGGAATTTTTCTCCGAAATTGGTGAGGAAAAGTGCTAACTTGAAGATTATAGTCTCTGAAATTTGTTTACTTGGCTCTTGGGGCAGCTGCTTCCCTTGTtttttaattaatgaaattcTCTTGCACCGCCGAGATTCTtcataattcttttttctttcttcatttaaGAAATCCAAGCCCCCCCCTAAGGtttcaatcctggatccgccactgataTTTACTTGTGTTATTGGATGAGAGCAATTGTAAATTTTGTCAACTGCAAATTGGCTGCAGGGTATCTGTTAATCAGTAAAGAGCTCCAGGCTTTGATTGGAAGCACTGACTGAGAGTTTGGAGAGTGTTTTGGCAGCCATGGCTGCAACCAAGACTAGGACGAGTAGCTTCTCTCGCAGTTTTTCGGGTGCAAGCTCGCCTCAAATCCCAGGACTCAAGCATGGACCCAATGGCACAATGTTTGTTTCATCTGGGATTCCAGACCTTGACAGTAATCTTCTAACTAATAAAGTATTGGAAATATCATTATTTATGTGTATTTTTTGTGCAATGTATAGCagtttgatttgattatgtttaATCTGCAGAAATTTTAGGTGGTGGTTTTGCTCTAGGAAGCCTAGTAATGGTGATGGAAGATGCAGAAGCACCTCATCATATGCTTTTACTTAGGAATTTCATGTCTCAAGGACTCGTTCACAACCAACCCCTTCTCTATGCAAGCCCAGCCAAGGACCCAAGACAGTTTCTTGGTACTTTGCCTAGTCCAGCGGTACCCAAAGATGAAAAGTCTAGTCATCGAGACCCTGATCAGGTTTTCCTCTTCTTCGAGTTCAGTAAGTGGGTTTACAGGGTCAGCAACTGAACATTAATACATGTGATACTATGTTCTCAAATATTTTTCAGGAGAAAGGGTTGAGGATAGCTTGGCAATACAAGAAGTATTTTGGTGAAAATCAGCAGGGTTTTGATAGTCAAAGTAAGTTTTCAATGGTCTTGATTCTTATAAAACTAGTCTCATTAGCACATAGCTGGTTTGGAGTTTGAGAGCAATTTTTTATGCTTTCATTGTCCAGATGGGAAACATGAGTTCAGCAACAACTTCGACTTGCGGAAGCCCTTGGAGAGGCAGTTTCTTACAGGCAAGCGAATAGATTGTGCTAGCATTCTTGATTCTCCAAATCTTGTCACACTTTATGATCGTTGTGCTACATTTTTATCACAATTTCCAAGGTATAGTATTCTAGTCTTATTTCTTACCTGCCTAAAAATTTACATTTATCATGTCTGGTTggtaaaaatatatacaaatccgTTGGTTTTTCTGAACGTCAAGCTAGCTCTTTAGTTCATTATGAAGGCTAACATTTGGTGAATTTAAATATTAAATGGTTAATTTGTCTAAAAACTATGCTTGTAAGGTTTTGATTTTAACAAATGGGATTGATGCTTATAATGGTTCTTGTCAAATACTTCATATCTCATGTTGAGTTGTTAAGAGTTGTCATAATTCATAAGTCTGTGTAATACTTGGGTAATGAATATTATTAATCCTTGCTGAAGTAGAACTTTAGGTGGCAATGTTCTAATGGTTAGTGTTCTTTTTGTTTATCCTTTAATTCTATTTTTGTATCTGCTATCATGTTTTTAACCTTCTTCTGACTATTCTACAGAAGTGACAGCAACATTTCTTGTGTTGGTCGTATTGCTATTCAATCATTCTGTGCTCCACAGTGTGGATATTCCAGCCTGGTGAGTGGCAATTGTTAGTTGGTCTTCAACTGTTATTCTGAGTCTTTGCTTTGTAGCTGTCTCTTATTTCTTCTCTGCTGTTTTGGTGATTCATATGGGTTGTGTATGTCTTTTCCTTACTTAAATCATATATTGTATTACTGAATCAAGCATAATACAGTTAATACAGTTGCATTGCAGGAATGGGACATGCTTTCCTTCCTTAGATCTCTAAAAAGCATGCTACGATCTTCAAATGCAGTTGCTGTTGTGACATTTCCACCTAGTCTTCTTTCATCATCCTCCTCTACAAGATGGCAGCACATGGCAGACACCTTGCTGTCAGTTAAAGCAATTCCAGGTTTATATCAGCTCTCACATTGTTCTTTGCACTCTTACCCCTTTTTTGTTCTGTCAATACTAACCTATAGCGAATgattaattcagatgaggacAAGGAATTGGCAACACTCCTTACTGGTTACCAGGACATGGTTGGCCTTCTTAATGTGCAGAAAATAGCGCAAATTAACACACAGGTAGTGCAAAAGTTTGCTTCACCCAAATCTAACACTGATTGAATCAAGTTTGCTGTCTTTCCTTTTATGTGCATGAAGTTAGTACAAAGGTTATCATATTTGCTAGGCTACTTGATACGAATTTGCAAATATGCAACTACATTACCGACCCATTCACTCAGTCATCCTTAGAGGCTCTTTAATACTATTACATTTTTCTGTCAGTACAGTTACCGATATGCCACTATTTCTGCTACCTTTTGAGTAGTTAATGCTGTACACATTTCATTGTATGGTTACCACATGTTTATTGAAGTTGGTCTAGTTGAAAAAAACTTTAAATTGGCACAATGCGAGTAATTTTGAGTGTTTACTCTGTTTTGCTTATGTTTTTAAAATGTTTTTCATGATTTCTCCTGCACAGGTTCCTGTCATTCTTGATGCAACAACTTTCTCAATAAAGCTGCAAAAGCggaggtttttggttttagaatgTCTAAACCAGGCCCCTATCGATGGTTCTAGTGGGAGTTCATATGGCACTTCTGGTAGTTGTTCTGGGTCCTCTAAAACTGGATATCTTGATTTTTAGTTCCTGACACTGTCATAGTGGAGAAATTCAGTCTTTAGAGTTAAATCTAAAAGTCAGCCATCGCTGCAGATAACTTCATTTGATCATTTCTGTTTGTACCAGATACTAGTTTTCAgttcttaatttttgtttttgatgaatTTGCATTAGCAGTAGGGATTAGAGATATAGCAACACACTTAGAAGTGATTATATGGCAAAAAAACATTACAAAAGAAGGCAGTAACATTATATAAATGAATCATTAAAGAAGGCAGTACATTATTCATGTAATCATTTATTTCGAATCATCACATTACATTCTGCTTATAATGTTTTGAACAACTTAAAATACTCTGGAGAAAGAACAACAATGATTATGACACCAGATCAGTTTGTTCTTATTTCTTCATTGATACAGCCTGGGTTGGAGAATTTAAGAGGTAGCCTTCAGTGTGTTTCCAATGTCAATGACAAAACGGTATCTGACGTCTGCTTTGGCAAGGCGCTCCATGGCAGTGTTCAAGTAGTCAATTGGGATAACCTCGATGTCTGCTGTTATGTTGTGCTTGGCTGCAAAATCGATCATCTCTTGTGTCTCCTTCATACCTCCAATGCCGCTACCAGCTACCATCTTCCTTCCTGTTAAATCGAACATTAAGCTCTATTAATAACCCTAAAATGCAAAAGATAACACGTAAAGCCAACTACTCGTAGTTACATGCTTACCCATGAGTAAAGGAAAAACCGGAAGTTCAAGAGGCTTTTCTGGTGCACCAACCATAACAAGCTTTCCATGAGACTTCAACAAACCAATCAAAGGCAAGAGAGGATGTTGTGCAGAAACTGTGTCAATGATCCCATCCATGGTACCAATGGCAGCCTACAAATTAATCAATGAAACAAACATTAAGTAACTTGTTCATTGAATAATCCACTTAAAAGATGTAAAAGGTGTAACTTGTTCAAATAATTACCTGCATTTTTTCTTGGTCACGACTAACCAAAAACGAATCAGCTCCTAAGTGTTTAACTGCTTCCTCCTCCTTATTAGGGGACGTACTGATCACTGTAACCTTCACTCCCATTGCCTTGGCAAACTTCACTGCGACGTGGCCTAAACCACCTACGCCAACCACGCCCACATGCATGCCGGGCTTGTCAAGTCCAAAATATCTCAACGGGCTGTAGGTTGTGATTCCGGCACATAGGAGAGGAGCAGCACAATCAAGGGGTAGGTTGTCCGGGATACGGAGTACGAAGTGTTCATCTGCAACCATAATGTCAGAGTAACCGCCATAGGTGGTGGTTCCGTCATAGTACTTGGCACTGTACGTGAGTATTTGTTTGGGGCAGTAGTTCTCAAGATGGTCGGTACAACTATCACAAGATCGGCAAGCTCCCACTATGCATCCAACACCgactttgtctccaactttGAATTTTTGTACATTGCTCCCTACTTCCGTCACTTCACCGACAATCTCATGCCTGCATTGCCAAATtgtgttcatatatatattagatTACTGATCGAAGAGGCCAGGGTTCAAGcattaatataaataaaatggtAAACACCTTTACTAGTAAAGAGTGTGCAGGAAAAGGTCGAACGTACCCGGGAACCAGAGGATAGGTAGAGAAGCCCCATTCATTCTTGACCATGTGAAGGTCCGAATGGCAAATCCCACAGTACAACACTTTGAATGTCACGTCTTTCTCTCCGGTTTCCCTGCATGCAATCAATGCGGTTGAACTTTAGAACTATAAAACAAACATGTACTATATATGGTTTAATCTGAAGAGGAAGAACGGAGAAGTGTTGTACTTCTTGACAATCTACCTTCTGGAGAAACTGAAGGGAGAGAGAACACCAGATGAATCTCTTGCAGCCCATCCAAATGCCTTCCTGGGGTGTTCTTGCTCGTTAGACATCACTATTTTCGTTGTTGCAGATTCTTAACTGATGGTTTTGGTGTTGAGGCTTAAATGCTTAATGCCGTTCGAGTAGTAAAAGGTGAGAGACAGACAGATGTGGAAGTATGAGCTAGCTTCAATGGAGTTAAATAGCATTTAAATGTAGAGGGAGGAGATTTTAGGTTTGGGCTGGGGTGACGTATTGGGTGAGGAAAATTCGAAAATAGAATGTCGAAGAGATGATGACATATTGGGTGAGGAAAATCCGAAAATAGAATGTCGAAGAGATGATGACGTATTGGGTgagcaaataaaaaataaaagtaattcAAGAGATTAAACTGACGTCAGCGGTCAACAGAATTTCGGTAGGAGTatgatgaaaaatagaaaatagaattTGGTTGTTGACCGTGAGTCCGTGACCATGCTTTCGCAACTAGTAATAGTATAACCTGGATTCTGCAGATGGGTTCTTCCTTGTGTTTTCTGGTCTTTGTTGGGCTATTTTGTAAGACAGTACCATTTTGGGCTAAAGGAATATAAATATAGTACCAATTCGAAAGGATCGTACAAAGTTTCCTCCGATTGGGGCCTCTCAAGACCCGATCTTTGAGTCTCACACGCTGGCATATCTCCTCCCACTCTTCAATAGTTCCTGGACCGGTCCCGATAATCCGAACCGGAATCGAGGTACAGGCGATGACGTGACAGGTCGGAATCGAGAGGTGGCGGTCGGTGATTGGTGGGCGGAGCTGTGGGGACTTAGGAAATTGAAGGAGGAGAGGGATTTTGGGAAGAGCTGTGGGGGGTAGGGTGGCGGAGTGTGGCGGTGGTGGTAGTGGACTGAGAAAATTAGGGTGCTGACTTGGTGATCAGACTTTACTGCGATTGAGAAAAGAGATGAAACTTCTTTCGTACATAGTACTTATTGATCTAGCATCATTAGTTAGGTCACAATTTTCTGTGTTCATCTTTTGGATGTCTGTAGTATCATAATTGTCCAATCCCAATTGGGGTGCTTCTCGttaaatttgttttctttttctatttactTGATATTTTATTTGTGTTTCAGTGGGCATTATGGATGGGATATAATTATTTTTAGATTAAAAGCAAAATTAAACCGAATGTCTCgacctagcagagctctgctagggttgggagagCGCCACCTTTGGGTTTAACCTCTCTGTACCTCTCTCCGTCATGTATGGAGTACAACTACGGCGTCCCTTTTGGGATCGCCCAAATCAAGGCAGGGTTTTGCCGCGTCTTCTCTTTCGCAGGTTTCTCCTGCGCCATCATGGCTCATAGGACTGGGGACCTGGTCTTTTCTGGAGCGATTTCCTTGTGCGGTGCAGGACTGTGCAATCTCAGGGGTGCCATCAAGTTTTGGTGGCTCGTCTAGGCCACGGCGTGCGCGGCTCAAAGAATCTGAGATGCAGGCGGATCTGGTTCAAGCATGGCAGCTGTGTTTGACCGGTTGGGTTTTGCACGGGTCTGGTCTAATTTTGTTCAAGTCCCTTCATGGTTGTTTTCCGGCTAACTAGCGTCTACTGGTATGGGGGCAAAGTCAACTTGTGATTCCAATTCCGTTTTGCTCGTCTGTTTTCCAGGTTGACGACGTTGGGCTCAATCTTTTGGTCCCTCGTCATCGGTTGGATGGAGGCACGGTGGGGCGGCGCTTTGTCTTCTTTCGGGATTTTGGCAGTTTCCAATGTCGGCGCAGCTTGAGTGCAGGTGTCAAGGGCGGCAAAGTCAACAGTTCTGTTGTCTTGGTTGCCAGGGTTAACCCTAGGTGCTGTTGGGCTTTGCTTTGGTTTTCTGATTTGGGTTTGGGACTTAATGGAATGCCTAGGGCTGCAGCATGTGGTCAATGTGGGCCTTTTCAGTTTTGGATCTGGATTTGGGATCCCGGTGGCTTTTTTAGAACAATTTGAGATCCAGGACGGTTTTTGTCTAGATACCTAATTTTTTATTAGGATCAGTACCCGCGAGGAACTGACGGGATTATTGGTATGAGGTTGTCAGCGAGTCTACTGATGGATTCTGTAGAAAAATTTTATTATCAGTTTCTTATTAGTTTACTCACCCCTGAGCTTCACTCAATAGGTTGTGTGATATTGCGTTTAGCGGTGTCTCTTTCTGACGGCCCCACAGGGGCGGGTCACTGTGTAATATTGCTTCTTCCATATTGAATAAAAATGTCTGACctccttcaactcaaaaaaaaaaaaatggatggGATATAATCTAACCTTGTGAAATTTTGATGTTCGATCGAGTCATAGCATTGAAACTAATAGTGGTTTGGGTTAAGCCCTTCTTTAGGGATTTGGTGCAGGCTTTTATGTATTAGACTCTCAATTATGGCGAGCATACAAATATGTTAGGCAAGGTCTTTACCATCTTTTCTCTCCTTTGCAAATGGATTTTTCATTAGTAgaagcataattttttttctcttctctgcATTAGTGGTAGTTGGTGCGGTGAGGAAGGAGCGTGTGGCGACCCGAATGGGTCTACCACAACGccgtaatattaagccaataggagctcgatacgtcgtagacataccgtagacctaccaacttaatactatAAGGCCTTttgaaaatacaaattttagaaaaataggagaccaagaaaacTAAATTTAGAAAGGATTTTAAATCAACAACCCAACACTCAAAAGAACAAGTCTGGAAATGCTTAAAAATAAAGTGGGCAAGTGCATTGTGGTGCCTTGgggcttacatcataaccgaaatgaaaggagttcaacaataacaataaaacaaaggggtgaggcgcgcttccaggtaggcggacctcacagAGTTCAACATGGAATGAAAAACGAGTAAAACGATGGAATACCACAagggaagaacttcaagcaacaggAACAGCAACACACAAACTTGGCCAACGACCCACCTCTAATCCAAATCGTCCGGAATGACCTCGTTAtaacctgaaatgtaggggtgagcatttcgtcctcgctagcccaataggggccgacccaaccttagttaggtttgaaaactaatagGTTAAACATAACTATTAGAATATAGATTGCGCGCATTTGTAAAATCgagtaaaacaaatgcaaacaaaaacaatcacaattgtttcgtttcaggaaatcatatgtagcatgcttcacacaacttggagctccgagatacttacctgccggctaaactaaaataaatcagtgaccgacctggttcgtcatccttcgagaactgGCCAACTACTCTATAGTCTTTAGGGCTataagtagcgaaagtgtccatttcctggctctgagtctcctatgactgattcactgtctgtactcacgtttcctcgacaaacatagaagcacagccccctccggaggttcacggttatcgacaccgtgggattcctaggaatctacgcgtctaggtcccattcactttcaggtcacaaacacaaacatacaaagggtacagtatctcaacatgcaagtctagccttggttttcgcaatcaacaatcatcagttctgaaaacacatgtatcacgaggcatcgactaatgaacaaccaaaaatacttgcaggcaacataatattatactagagcaatccacatatatcgaaaagcctctaataagaaagggacagctcaccctacctggaaaatGCTGGCGTACTCCACACTCTGATGctttccgcttaagcttccttaacgatcgtgtttcctgaaccattacttagtttgtaagtaattatccaggtaaacatcATGATCAACCAAAAGTAACCGCGTACACtaattcctttttatttcaatgaggccattaattatttctttcaacctttaccaatttgggaaactaacttctttcttaaaaaggaa
Coding sequences:
- the LOC112170109 gene encoding elongator complex protein 4 isoform X1, translating into MAATKTRTSSFSRSFSGASSPQIPGLKHGPNGTMFVSSGIPDLDKILGGGFALGSLVMVMEDAEAPHHMLLLRNFMSQGLVHNQPLLYASPAKDPRQFLGTLPSPAVPKDEKSSHRDPDQEKGLRIAWQYKKYFGENQQGFDSQNGKHEFSNNFDLRKPLERQFLTGKRIDCASILDSPNLVTLYDRCATFLSQFPRSDSNISCVGRIAIQSFCAPQCGYSSLEWDMLSFLRSLKSMLRSSNAVAVVTFPPSLLSSSSSTRWQHMADTLLSVKAIPDEDKELATLLTGYQDMVGLLNVQKIAQINTQVPVILDATTFSIKLQKRRFLVLECLNQAPIDGSSGSSYGTSGSCSGSSKTGYLDF
- the LOC112170109 gene encoding elongator complex protein 4 isoform X2, yielding MVMEDAEAPHHMLLLRNFMSQGLVHNQPLLYASPAKDPRQFLGTLPSPAVPKDEKSSHRDPDQEKGLRIAWQYKKYFGENQQGFDSQNGKHEFSNNFDLRKPLERQFLTGKRIDCASILDSPNLVTLYDRCATFLSQFPRSDSNISCVGRIAIQSFCAPQCGYSSLEWDMLSFLRSLKSMLRSSNAVAVVTFPPSLLSSSSSTRWQHMADTLLSVKAIPDEDKELATLLTGYQDMVGLLNVQKIAQINTQVPVILDATTFSIKLQKRRFLVLECLNQAPIDGSSGSSYGTSGSCSGSSKTGYLDF
- the LOC112170114 gene encoding probable mannitol dehydrogenase → MSNEQEHPRKAFGWAARDSSGVLSPFSFSRRETGEKDVTFKVLYCGICHSDLHMVKNEWGFSTYPLVPGHEIVGEVTEVGSNVQKFKVGDKVGVGCIVGACRSCDSCTDHLENYCPKQILTYSAKYYDGTTTYGGYSDIMVADEHFVLRIPDNLPLDCAAPLLCAGITTYSPLRYFGLDKPGMHVGVVGVGGLGHVAVKFAKAMGVKVTVISTSPNKEEEAVKHLGADSFLVSRDQEKMQAAIGTMDGIIDTVSAQHPLLPLIGLLKSHGKLVMVGAPEKPLELPVFPLLMGRKMVAGSGIGGMKETQEMIDFAAKHNITADIEVIPIDYLNTAMERLAKADVRYRFVIDIGNTLKATS